Below is a window of Halarcobacter anaerophilus DNA.
CTTTCAATTTCATTATCTAATAAATTATCTAAATCTTTTTGAAAACGTAAAACTTGCAAATCAAAAAGCCCAAGACAAAGATATTTTAAAAATATTTTCACTTCTTGATATAGAAAACTTAAAAGACAAATTTCCAACTGAAATCTCAGGAGGGCAAAGACAAAGAGCCGCTATTGCAAGAGCTTTGATAAACAAACCTAAAGTTTTATTTGCAGATGAACCCACTGGAAATTTGGACTCTAAAAATGCAAAAACAGTATTTGAACTTTTTAAAAAACTTTCAAATGAAGGAATGACGATTATCGTCGCAACACATAATAAAGAATTGGCACAAACAGCTAATAAAATTTACGAGGTAAAAGATGGAAAAATCAAATAGTTTTGAACTTTTTATAAACAAACATTTTAAAATATCACTAATATTCCTTTTTCTAGGAATGGTATTCGGGATAATATATTCAACTAATCTTTTGGGATTTTATATAGATTCACAAACTCTAAATCCTGCTGATATGAGATCTCTTCATATTAGTTTGATGCTTTACGGATTTGTTCCTTTAATGCTTTCTTATCTTCCTTTTTTATTAATAAATAAAGAGGGTGTAAAAAGCAGTTCGGGATTATACTATTTAAACTTGTATACTGTTTTTTGGTATATCTTTTTGGTTTTTATGATAAGTTCACTTCTTTTTGGAAACACTAGAGGTTTAGCTTTTTACGATTTTCCTTATGAACTTAATTTTATTCTGGCTATTTCCAGTCTTTTTTATATTATTGCTTTGATTAAATATATAAAGGCTTATGAAAAAATTCCTTTATGGATAAAAGTTTGTCTTAGAGTAACTATTATTGCTCCTTTTGCTCTTTTGATTTTGATGAATCCTGTTATAGGACAAGTTGAAAGCACTATTTCAGGACCTCACGGAGATAATACTTTAGGAATGAGTCTGGCTTTGATTCCTATTTATTATCTGATAATCAAACTATTAAACAATACTCCTTTTAAAGCTAGATGGAATATTTTATGGATTATTCCTACTTTGTTTTATGCAACTTCTGTTTTATATAGAAGTTTTATAGGACATTTGACTTATGAATTAGAGTGGTTCTTACAATGGCTTACTTTTCTTTATATTCCTCTTTTATATAGATGGTACAAAGATTCTAATATAACAAAAGAATCAAAAAGAGCTCTTCTTATCTCAATCTTAGCTTTTTTATTTGTTGATATCGAAGGAAATATTCTGTTTATTCCGGAGTTTAGATGGATTTTTCACAGAAATGATTTAATAATTGCACATGCTCACGTAGCAATGGGTATAGGTGTATTTTTTATGGTAATTGCTATGTTCACCCAATATATAAAAGAGCTTAAAAAAACCATTTTTTATAGCTTTTATTTAAGCGGTTTACTTGGAATATTTACTGTTTTAAGTATTTCAGGATTTATTCAAGCAGAAGTGTTTAAAGGGGATATCTACTATTTATGGATGTTTAGAACTTTTTTTGGAGTAGTAACTCTATTGTCATTATACAGTTTTATAAGTTTTAAACTTAATTTTACGGCTCTTCAAAAATATAATCTTTTTGGAGTTTTAGCAGACGGTTTGGGAGGTATTTTCTTAATACTTTTTGCAAGTTTTCTTTATCCTCTTTTGGGATTTGGTTTTAAAGGAAGTTATGAATATATAGTTTTTGCTTTTGTTAGCATAACGGGGGTAATTCACTTCTTTGCTCTTACAAACAAAGAGTATGAAAAAATCTTAACAAAACTTACAGTTATTACAAGAGTATTTATAAGTTCAATATTTTTTGCTCTGTATTACAACCACACTTTAGGGTTTGAAGCCTTATTGATATCGTTGTTTGATATCATCTTTGCTTCTGCTTACCTTATATTTTTTTATAAAAAGGATATTTTATGTTCTCAAAAATAGCACTTATATTTTTTATAGCTTTTGAGCTTTGTTACTATCTTTTGATTGCACAAACAGGAATTGTGGAATATTTTGCATCAGATGTTTATCAAATTGCGCCTTTACCTGTCGGAGGAATTATAGGTTCTCTTTTAAGTTATAAACTTTCGATAAAAACTCAAAGCAAAATAAAACTTTTTTTAATAGTTCAATTAATTTTGACTTTTTTCTATCCCGATTATTGGGCAATTATGCTTTTTATTTTAGGAATAAGCGTCGGTGCTTTAGCTCCACTTCTTATAAATGAACTGAAAAAAGCCTCAATGTTTGAATTAGGGCTTGCTCTTAGTCTCTCTTACAGCGTAGGAACTTTTCTTTTTAATTATGAACCCGCAAACAGAGAGTATATTGCAATATTTTTTACTCTTATAGTATTTGTTTCATCATATTTTTTACCTTTAGAAGAGCAAAAAAGAGAGAGTGATTCTTTCCCTTCATATCCTCTTTTGATAATGGTTTTATGGATTTTTCTAGATTCGGCACTTTTTGAAACCTTATCAAGAGATACGGATATTTCAATATGGAGAAACGGCTTTACTTTTGAAATAATTGTCTTTCATATTATAGGTGTAATTGCCGCTCTTAAACTAAATATTCAAAGAATGGAAAACGAACTTTTCATAATTATACTATTCGCTTTTAGTTATCTGTTCTATTTTTTACAAGAGCCTCTTTTATTATCGATAGTTTATCCTTTCGTAATTTCATATTACAACGTAAATATTTTAAGATCTTTAATAAAAAAACCACTTAAAAAAATATCACTTTATATGATATT
It encodes the following:
- a CDS encoding ABC transporter ATP-binding protein, with product MIIKALNISHNYDKDTALDNVCLEIEKGDFICLIGESGSGKTTLLSILSTLLKPKKGNLFFEDLEYKNIKNIDEFRQKNIGFIFQFHYLINYLNLFENVKLANQKAQDKDILKIFSLLDIENLKDKFPTEISGGQRQRAAIARALINKPKVLFADEPTGNLDSKNAKTVFELFKKLSNEGMTIIVATHNKELAQTANKIYEVKDGKIK